A window of Juglans regia cultivar Chandler chromosome 7, Walnut 2.0, whole genome shotgun sequence contains these coding sequences:
- the LOC108983280 gene encoding uncharacterized protein LOC108983280 isoform X2 — translation MNGMLKPVEHDACGSYRDRFDVEFLDIGVGDSSTQYGKPMTHVNIGTVCTDSRSFCFPSTLPGFSSKEYEHRDAALEASGSQSDCQLPDKSTRDSGWMSNQSWSSDHGMFELLKGGIVSCSLNSKEDINEVSTIQADSANQNDFSFSRGSLINQKCKSFRPERNSEVTKTCSFDGSSSFSVEIKPNVLDWGQKYLYLPSLAFLTVANTCNDSILHVYEPFSTDVQFYPCNSSEALLGPGEVASICFIYFPRWLGLSSAHLILQTSSGGFLVHAKGFAIESPYGIQPILGLDLSSSGRWTKNLSLFNPFDETLHVKEVTAWMLVSLGHTSHYTEVICSIENFQGSNDLGLANVREQLVVKKGQVGVPVLAIRPHGNWEIGPQSSEAVIEIDVSTESEGKIFGAFCMQLLRSSQDKSDTVMIPLEAELDGKAAYDDLSGSISAFLEPLVPCDASETAVVALSLRNAASHLLNVMEVSEVSDRKSFHIQYMEGLLLFPGTITQVALITCSQLYVELSDSPPEVANIYWSCKLLILTNDSSSPRIEIPCQDITYHCSRHQKDSSIGFEYQSEKVESGYMMSGSLGSGMHSPSQIKALDPAEADEFVLENWKSQGTKCGMSVLDDHEIFFPMVEVGSHHSKWITVKNPSPQPVIMQLILNSGEIIDQCSAPDGFTQPPSSSFVHDESSGPAKYGFSIAESALTEAYVHPYGRASFGPISFQPSNRCSWRSSALVRNNLSGVEWLTLRGFGGSLSLVLLEGPELVESVEFNLNLPVPLNASPPDTLVHLEETIYACSQPLSKELYAKNTGDLPFEVRKIKVSGTECGMDGFIVHTCNGFALEPGESAKLLISYQYDFSAAMIHRDLELSLDAGIYVIPMKASLPFYMLNICKKSVFWMRVKKSPVAVFFVFSLIFLVFCWIFSQVIALGSQDDLCKSERRSIAAALRKAGKTVLTHHNQGNGKLSVSSEVDSLLRSVGDEKISVHASVRRHPDGQDGIPGQGMTAQLVGPTFENHKQLDDPLDNRKERAFPSSLLSKSVAIYNSNTIETPQQGNLTVKTGNEKGRRRRKRKGAGSKFTGLFEVSSSQSGNSTPSSPLSPFASVTPKRTWLPSPDMEQTIEARCPFTQEADRLPEKDEVCGSDTEVNLLERQVSARHCGNSLLLPTPEQPSASRKTSTKPVLLPSATFPCLGRPSPNALCSSPFLASSSAVAPHARAPGSKLYNQKAKEKAGLGDEYTYDIWGDHLSGLHLRSKDVTSMVSNPTNPHDNVYDSESFFVRGPQSLVTMSKSVSFGK, via the exons ATGAATGGGATGCTGAAGCCAGTGGAACATGATGCGTGTGGGTCATACAGAGACAGGTTTGATGTGGAGTTTCTGGATATTGGTGTTGGTGATAGTAGTACTCAATATGGAAAGCCAATGACCCACGTAAATATTGGGACTGTCTGTACCGACTCTCGTTCGTTCTGCTTCCCATCAACATTACCGGGTTTTTCTTCTAAAGAGTATGAACACAGAGATGCTGCTCTAGAAGCTTCTGGGAGTCAGTCTGATTGTCAATTACCTGATAAATCTACTAGGGATAGCGGGTGGATGAGTAATCAAAGTTGGTCATCTGACCATGGCATGTTTGAGTTATTGAAAGGAGGGATTGTTTCTTGTTCTTTAAACTCCAAAGAGGACATTAATGAGGTATCAACCATTCAAGCTGACAGTGctaatcaaaatgatttttctttctctagagGATCTTTAATTAATCAGAAGTGCAAAAGTTTTAGGCCAGAAAGGAACTCTGAGGTGACCAAAACATGTTCTTTTGATGGTTCTTCATCTTTCAGTGTCGAAATTAAGCCTAATGTTCTAGATTGGGGACAAAAGTATTTGTATCTTCCTTCATTAGCTTTCTTGACTGTGGCAAACACATGCAATGACAGCATTTTACATGTCTATGAACCTTTCAGCACTGATGTTCAATTCTATCCATGCAATTCTAGTGAGGCTTTGCTTGGACCTGGTGAAGTAGCTTCGATCTGTTTTATATACTTTCCTAGATGGTTGGGCTTGTCCTCTGCTCATTTGATTTTGCAGACAAGCTCTGGTGGTTTCCTAGTCCATGCTAAGGGCTTTGCTATAGAGTCGCCTTATGGAATTCAACCTATATTAGGTCTGGATCTTTCTTCCAGTGGAAGATGGACTAAGAATTTGTCTTTGTTCAATCCCTTTGATGAAACCCTCCATGTGAAGGAAGTGACAGCGTGGATGCTAGTTTCTCTAGGGCACACTTCTCATTATACTGAAGTGATTTGTAGTATAGAAAATTTTCAGGGCTCTAATGACCTTGGTTTGGCAAATGTTAGGGAACAGTTGGTTGTGAAAAAGGGTCAAGTTGGTGTGCCAGTCTTGGCAATTAGGCCTCATGGAAACTGGGAGATAGGTCCCCAAAGCTCTGAAGCAGTGATAGAGATAGATGTCTCGACTGAGTCTGAGGGGAAAATCTTTGGTGCATTTTGTATGCAGCTGCTAAGGTCTTCACAAGACAAGTCTGATACAGTTATGATTCCTCTTGAAGCAGAACTAGATGGGAAAGCCGCCTATGATGATCTTTCAGGATCTATATCAGCATTTCTTGAACCTCTAGTTCCATGTGATGCTAGTGAAACTGCTGTTGTTGCTCTGTCTCTGAGAAATGCTGCTTCTCACTTATTGAATGTCATGGAGGTTAGTGAAGTTTCAGATAGGAAAAGTTTTCATATCCAATACATGGAAGGCTTACTACTTTTTCCTGGCACCATCACACAAGTTGCTTTGATTACATGCTCACAGTTGTATGTTGAATTAAGCGATTCTCCACCTGAAGTAGCCAATATATACTGGAGCTGTAAGTTACTCATACTTACAAATGACTCGAGCAGTCCTCGGATAGAAATTCCTTGCCAGGACATAACCTATCACTGTTCAAGACATCAGAAGGACTCTTCTATTGGATTTGAATATCAGTCTGAAAAGGTTGAATCTGGCTATATGATGTCAGGGTCCTTGGGCAGTGGCATGCATTCTCCATCACAGATCAAG GCTCTGGATCCAGCAGAAGCTGATGAATTCGTTCTAGAAAACTGGAAGTCTCAAGGTACTAAATGTGGCATGTCTGTGCTTGATGACCATGAGATATTCTTCCCAATGGTTGAAGTTGGAAGTCATCACTCCAAGTGGATCACTGTAAAGAATCCTAGCCCTCAGCCAGTTATCATGCAGCTTATCCTGAACTCAGGAGAGATTATTGATCAATGCAGTGCCCCTGATGGGTTCACACAACCACCATCCAGTAGTTTTGTTCATGATGAATCTAGTGGTCCAGCAAAATATGGGTTCTCAATAGCAGAGAGTGCACTAACAGAGGCTTATGTTCATCCTTATGGTAGAGCATCTTTTGGGCCAATTTCCTTTCAACCTTCAAATCGATGTAGCTGGAGAAGTTCAGCTCTGGTTAGGAACAATCTTTCAGGTGTGGAGTGGCTTACTTTGAGGGGATTTGGAGGGTCACTTTCCCTTGTCCTCTTGGAGGGGCCCGAGCTTGTAGAAAGTGTGGAGTTTAACCTCAACTTGCCCGTTCCTCTGAATGCCTCTCCCCCCGACACTTTGGTGCACTTGGAAGAGACCATTTATGCATGTTCACAGCCATTGTCAAAAGAGCTTTATGCCAAGAACACAGGAGACTTGCCATTCGAGGTTAGAAAAATCAAAGTTTCTGGAACAGAGTGTGggatggatggatttatagtgCATACTTGTAATGGTTTTGCTCTCGAACCTGGGGAATCAGCAAAGCTTCTGATATCATACCAGTATGATTTTTCTGCAGCCATGATACATAGAGATCTCGAACTGTCCCTGGATGCTGGAATTTATGTGATTCCCATGAAGGCGAGTCTGCCCTTTTACATGCTTAATATCTGTAAGAAATCAGTCTTCTGGATGCGAGTGAAGAAATCCCCTGTAGCagtcttctttgttttttccttaATATTTCTGGTATTCTGTTGGATATTTTCCCAAGTCATAGCCTTGGGATCCCAGGATGACTTGTGCAAGAGTGAGAGGAGATCCATTGCTGCTGCTTTAAGGAAGGCCGGCAAAACCGTTCTTACGCATCATAATCAGGGAAATGGGAAGTTGTCTGTGTCGAGTGAGGTGGATAGTCTCTTAAGGTCTGTTGGGGATGAAAAAATCTCGGTGCACGCTTCTGTTCGTAGACATCCTGATGGTCAGGACGGGATCCCAGGACAGGGAATGACTGCTCAACTTGTGGGACCAACAtttgaaaatcataaacaacTTGATGATCCATTGGATAATCGAAAGGAAAGAGCATTTCCATCCTCTTTACTGTCAAAGTCTGTAGCAATTTATAATTCTAATACAATAGAAACACCCCAACAAGGTAACCTTACAGTCAAAACTGGGAACGAGAAAGGAAGAAGGCGAAGGAAGAGAAAGGGTGCAGGTTCCAAATTTACAGGGCTGTTCGAAGTTTCTAGCAGTCAAAGTGGAAATTCTACACCTTCGTCTCCCTTGTCCCCGTTCGCATCTGTTACACCCAAACGCACGTGGCTGCCATCTCCTGATATGGAACAAACTATTGAGGCCAGGTGTCCATTTACTCAAGAAGCAGACCGACTCCCCGAGAAGGATGAGGTTTGTGGATCTGATACTGAGGTGAACCTATTGGAGCGTCAGGTTTCTGCAAGGCATTGCGGTAACAGCTTGCTCTTGCCTACTCCAGAGCAGCCTTCAGCATCAAGAAAAACATCTACTAAGCCTGTTCTGTTGCCTTCTGCTACTTTCCCTTGTCTTGGCAGGCCTTCCCCCAATGCGCTGTGCTCTTCCCCTTTTCTTGCTTCATCTTCTGCAGTTGCTCCACATGCTCGAGCTCCTGGGTCCAAGCTTTACAACCAGAAAGCCAAAGAAAAGGCAGGACTTGGGGATGAATATACATATGATATCTGGGGTGACCATTTATCTGGACTGCATTTACGGTCAAAGGATGTCACGTCTATGGTGTCCAATCCTACAAACCCTCACGACAATGTCTATGATTCTGAAAGCTTCTTTGTAAGGGGTCCACAAAGCCTCGTGACAATGTCAAAATCTgtaagttttggaaaataa
- the LOC108983280 gene encoding uncharacterized protein LOC108983280 isoform X1, with product MDFETLKIGASEQLSMYPSRGLFHLVRAFQFIVVLSCILFCQATCGPSSMNGMLKPVEHDACGSYRDRFDVEFLDIGVGDSSTQYGKPMTHVNIGTVCTDSRSFCFPSTLPGFSSKEYEHRDAALEASGSQSDCQLPDKSTRDSGWMSNQSWSSDHGMFELLKGGIVSCSLNSKEDINEVSTIQADSANQNDFSFSRGSLINQKCKSFRPERNSEVTKTCSFDGSSSFSVEIKPNVLDWGQKYLYLPSLAFLTVANTCNDSILHVYEPFSTDVQFYPCNSSEALLGPGEVASICFIYFPRWLGLSSAHLILQTSSGGFLVHAKGFAIESPYGIQPILGLDLSSSGRWTKNLSLFNPFDETLHVKEVTAWMLVSLGHTSHYTEVICSIENFQGSNDLGLANVREQLVVKKGQVGVPVLAIRPHGNWEIGPQSSEAVIEIDVSTESEGKIFGAFCMQLLRSSQDKSDTVMIPLEAELDGKAAYDDLSGSISAFLEPLVPCDASETAVVALSLRNAASHLLNVMEVSEVSDRKSFHIQYMEGLLLFPGTITQVALITCSQLYVELSDSPPEVANIYWSCKLLILTNDSSSPRIEIPCQDITYHCSRHQKDSSIGFEYQSEKVESGYMMSGSLGSGMHSPSQIKALDPAEADEFVLENWKSQGTKCGMSVLDDHEIFFPMVEVGSHHSKWITVKNPSPQPVIMQLILNSGEIIDQCSAPDGFTQPPSSSFVHDESSGPAKYGFSIAESALTEAYVHPYGRASFGPISFQPSNRCSWRSSALVRNNLSGVEWLTLRGFGGSLSLVLLEGPELVESVEFNLNLPVPLNASPPDTLVHLEETIYACSQPLSKELYAKNTGDLPFEVRKIKVSGTECGMDGFIVHTCNGFALEPGESAKLLISYQYDFSAAMIHRDLELSLDAGIYVIPMKASLPFYMLNICKKSVFWMRVKKSPVAVFFVFSLIFLVFCWIFSQVIALGSQDDLCKSERRSIAAALRKAGKTVLTHHNQGNGKLSVSSEVDSLLRSVGDEKISVHASVRRHPDGQDGIPGQGMTAQLVGPTFENHKQLDDPLDNRKERAFPSSLLSKSVAIYNSNTIETPQQGNLTVKTGNEKGRRRRKRKGAGSKFTGLFEVSSSQSGNSTPSSPLSPFASVTPKRTWLPSPDMEQTIEARCPFTQEADRLPEKDEVCGSDTEVNLLERQVSARHCGNSLLLPTPEQPSASRKTSTKPVLLPSATFPCLGRPSPNALCSSPFLASSSAVAPHARAPGSKLYNQKAKEKAGLGDEYTYDIWGDHLSGLHLRSKDVTSMVSNPTNPHDNVYDSESFFVRGPQSLVTMSKSVSFGK from the exons GGGATTGTTTCACCTAGTCAGAGCATTCCAATTTATAGTGGTTCTTTCATGTATCCTTTTTTGCCAAGCTACATGTGGACCAAGCTCCATGAATGGGATGCTGAAGCCAGTGGAACATGATGCGTGTGGGTCATACAGAGACAGGTTTGATGTGGAGTTTCTGGATATTGGTGTTGGTGATAGTAGTACTCAATATGGAAAGCCAATGACCCACGTAAATATTGGGACTGTCTGTACCGACTCTCGTTCGTTCTGCTTCCCATCAACATTACCGGGTTTTTCTTCTAAAGAGTATGAACACAGAGATGCTGCTCTAGAAGCTTCTGGGAGTCAGTCTGATTGTCAATTACCTGATAAATCTACTAGGGATAGCGGGTGGATGAGTAATCAAAGTTGGTCATCTGACCATGGCATGTTTGAGTTATTGAAAGGAGGGATTGTTTCTTGTTCTTTAAACTCCAAAGAGGACATTAATGAGGTATCAACCATTCAAGCTGACAGTGctaatcaaaatgatttttctttctctagagGATCTTTAATTAATCAGAAGTGCAAAAGTTTTAGGCCAGAAAGGAACTCTGAGGTGACCAAAACATGTTCTTTTGATGGTTCTTCATCTTTCAGTGTCGAAATTAAGCCTAATGTTCTAGATTGGGGACAAAAGTATTTGTATCTTCCTTCATTAGCTTTCTTGACTGTGGCAAACACATGCAATGACAGCATTTTACATGTCTATGAACCTTTCAGCACTGATGTTCAATTCTATCCATGCAATTCTAGTGAGGCTTTGCTTGGACCTGGTGAAGTAGCTTCGATCTGTTTTATATACTTTCCTAGATGGTTGGGCTTGTCCTCTGCTCATTTGATTTTGCAGACAAGCTCTGGTGGTTTCCTAGTCCATGCTAAGGGCTTTGCTATAGAGTCGCCTTATGGAATTCAACCTATATTAGGTCTGGATCTTTCTTCCAGTGGAAGATGGACTAAGAATTTGTCTTTGTTCAATCCCTTTGATGAAACCCTCCATGTGAAGGAAGTGACAGCGTGGATGCTAGTTTCTCTAGGGCACACTTCTCATTATACTGAAGTGATTTGTAGTATAGAAAATTTTCAGGGCTCTAATGACCTTGGTTTGGCAAATGTTAGGGAACAGTTGGTTGTGAAAAAGGGTCAAGTTGGTGTGCCAGTCTTGGCAATTAGGCCTCATGGAAACTGGGAGATAGGTCCCCAAAGCTCTGAAGCAGTGATAGAGATAGATGTCTCGACTGAGTCTGAGGGGAAAATCTTTGGTGCATTTTGTATGCAGCTGCTAAGGTCTTCACAAGACAAGTCTGATACAGTTATGATTCCTCTTGAAGCAGAACTAGATGGGAAAGCCGCCTATGATGATCTTTCAGGATCTATATCAGCATTTCTTGAACCTCTAGTTCCATGTGATGCTAGTGAAACTGCTGTTGTTGCTCTGTCTCTGAGAAATGCTGCTTCTCACTTATTGAATGTCATGGAGGTTAGTGAAGTTTCAGATAGGAAAAGTTTTCATATCCAATACATGGAAGGCTTACTACTTTTTCCTGGCACCATCACACAAGTTGCTTTGATTACATGCTCACAGTTGTATGTTGAATTAAGCGATTCTCCACCTGAAGTAGCCAATATATACTGGAGCTGTAAGTTACTCATACTTACAAATGACTCGAGCAGTCCTCGGATAGAAATTCCTTGCCAGGACATAACCTATCACTGTTCAAGACATCAGAAGGACTCTTCTATTGGATTTGAATATCAGTCTGAAAAGGTTGAATCTGGCTATATGATGTCAGGGTCCTTGGGCAGTGGCATGCATTCTCCATCACAGATCAAG GCTCTGGATCCAGCAGAAGCTGATGAATTCGTTCTAGAAAACTGGAAGTCTCAAGGTACTAAATGTGGCATGTCTGTGCTTGATGACCATGAGATATTCTTCCCAATGGTTGAAGTTGGAAGTCATCACTCCAAGTGGATCACTGTAAAGAATCCTAGCCCTCAGCCAGTTATCATGCAGCTTATCCTGAACTCAGGAGAGATTATTGATCAATGCAGTGCCCCTGATGGGTTCACACAACCACCATCCAGTAGTTTTGTTCATGATGAATCTAGTGGTCCAGCAAAATATGGGTTCTCAATAGCAGAGAGTGCACTAACAGAGGCTTATGTTCATCCTTATGGTAGAGCATCTTTTGGGCCAATTTCCTTTCAACCTTCAAATCGATGTAGCTGGAGAAGTTCAGCTCTGGTTAGGAACAATCTTTCAGGTGTGGAGTGGCTTACTTTGAGGGGATTTGGAGGGTCACTTTCCCTTGTCCTCTTGGAGGGGCCCGAGCTTGTAGAAAGTGTGGAGTTTAACCTCAACTTGCCCGTTCCTCTGAATGCCTCTCCCCCCGACACTTTGGTGCACTTGGAAGAGACCATTTATGCATGTTCACAGCCATTGTCAAAAGAGCTTTATGCCAAGAACACAGGAGACTTGCCATTCGAGGTTAGAAAAATCAAAGTTTCTGGAACAGAGTGTGggatggatggatttatagtgCATACTTGTAATGGTTTTGCTCTCGAACCTGGGGAATCAGCAAAGCTTCTGATATCATACCAGTATGATTTTTCTGCAGCCATGATACATAGAGATCTCGAACTGTCCCTGGATGCTGGAATTTATGTGATTCCCATGAAGGCGAGTCTGCCCTTTTACATGCTTAATATCTGTAAGAAATCAGTCTTCTGGATGCGAGTGAAGAAATCCCCTGTAGCagtcttctttgttttttccttaATATTTCTGGTATTCTGTTGGATATTTTCCCAAGTCATAGCCTTGGGATCCCAGGATGACTTGTGCAAGAGTGAGAGGAGATCCATTGCTGCTGCTTTAAGGAAGGCCGGCAAAACCGTTCTTACGCATCATAATCAGGGAAATGGGAAGTTGTCTGTGTCGAGTGAGGTGGATAGTCTCTTAAGGTCTGTTGGGGATGAAAAAATCTCGGTGCACGCTTCTGTTCGTAGACATCCTGATGGTCAGGACGGGATCCCAGGACAGGGAATGACTGCTCAACTTGTGGGACCAACAtttgaaaatcataaacaacTTGATGATCCATTGGATAATCGAAAGGAAAGAGCATTTCCATCCTCTTTACTGTCAAAGTCTGTAGCAATTTATAATTCTAATACAATAGAAACACCCCAACAAGGTAACCTTACAGTCAAAACTGGGAACGAGAAAGGAAGAAGGCGAAGGAAGAGAAAGGGTGCAGGTTCCAAATTTACAGGGCTGTTCGAAGTTTCTAGCAGTCAAAGTGGAAATTCTACACCTTCGTCTCCCTTGTCCCCGTTCGCATCTGTTACACCCAAACGCACGTGGCTGCCATCTCCTGATATGGAACAAACTATTGAGGCCAGGTGTCCATTTACTCAAGAAGCAGACCGACTCCCCGAGAAGGATGAGGTTTGTGGATCTGATACTGAGGTGAACCTATTGGAGCGTCAGGTTTCTGCAAGGCATTGCGGTAACAGCTTGCTCTTGCCTACTCCAGAGCAGCCTTCAGCATCAAGAAAAACATCTACTAAGCCTGTTCTGTTGCCTTCTGCTACTTTCCCTTGTCTTGGCAGGCCTTCCCCCAATGCGCTGTGCTCTTCCCCTTTTCTTGCTTCATCTTCTGCAGTTGCTCCACATGCTCGAGCTCCTGGGTCCAAGCTTTACAACCAGAAAGCCAAAGAAAAGGCAGGACTTGGGGATGAATATACATATGATATCTGGGGTGACCATTTATCTGGACTGCATTTACGGTCAAAGGATGTCACGTCTATGGTGTCCAATCCTACAAACCCTCACGACAATGTCTATGATTCTGAAAGCTTCTTTGTAAGGGGTCCACAAAGCCTCGTGACAATGTCAAAATCTgtaagttttggaaaataa